A DNA window from Candidatus Wallbacteria bacterium contains the following coding sequences:
- a CDS encoding sigma-54 dependent transcriptional regulator — MVKILVVDDEQKIQFLISESLKSEGYAVETAGSAEAALEKMGSGFDLILTDLRMPGMDGFDLIKSIRKTDRQTIIVVMTGYATIDNAINAIKEGADEYLAKPIKPFEIRRLVRRLLEERNLQSENLKLKDELKKSYSFEQFITQSQAVKGIFQKLAQIIDEDTTILLTGESGTGKDLLARLIHFNSLRGKQPFITFSLAARPEQLVNSELFGYKKGSFTGAQVDTPGAIGKASGGTLFLDEIGELKPEIQVHLLHFVQYKAFTPVGGAEEKADVRLIAATNRNLESMVAENRFREDLFYRLKVVHFEIPPLRERKEDIFLLSHFFLNQFNNQYHKNVHFSSGCYDQLSGYPWPGNVRELRHFVERLVLFSDSDLVEDISFETPQIAGDSGIDGDWPSIDDLNRRYIERVLRHTDGNKQKAAQILGIDQSTLWRKLKQK; from the coding sequence ATGGTTAAAATCCTGGTGGTCGACGATGAGCAGAAAATACAGTTTTTGATCTCTGAAAGCTTGAAAAGCGAGGGCTATGCAGTGGAAACCGCGGGCAGCGCTGAAGCTGCCCTGGAAAAAATGGGATCAGGGTTCGACCTGATCCTGACTGACCTCAGAATGCCGGGTATGGACGGATTCGACCTGATCAAGAGCATCCGGAAAACAGACCGCCAGACGATCATAGTAGTGATGACCGGTTACGCCACCATCGACAATGCCATCAATGCCATCAAGGAAGGCGCGGACGAATACCTGGCCAAGCCGATCAAGCCCTTTGAAATCAGAAGGCTGGTCAGGCGGCTTCTGGAAGAACGGAATCTGCAGAGCGAAAACCTGAAGCTCAAGGATGAACTGAAAAAATCATACAGTTTCGAGCAGTTCATCACTCAATCCCAGGCAGTGAAAGGAATATTCCAGAAACTTGCGCAAATCATCGATGAAGACACCACGATACTATTGACAGGTGAATCCGGCACAGGCAAAGATCTGCTGGCACGCCTGATCCATTTCAACAGCCTGCGCGGGAAGCAGCCCTTCATCACCTTCAGCCTGGCTGCCCGTCCTGAGCAACTGGTCAATTCGGAACTGTTCGGCTACAAAAAGGGCAGTTTCACAGGAGCCCAGGTCGATACTCCTGGAGCGATCGGAAAGGCGTCAGGAGGCACTCTGTTTCTTGACGAGATCGGAGAATTGAAGCCTGAGATCCAGGTGCATCTCCTGCATTTCGTGCAGTACAAGGCTTTCACCCCTGTGGGCGGTGCTGAGGAAAAGGCAGACGTGCGCCTGATCGCAGCCACCAACCGTAACCTGGAATCAATGGTCGCTGAAAACCGCTTCAGAGAGGATCTGTTTTACAGGCTGAAAGTGGTGCATTTCGAGATCCCACCGCTTCGGGAACGCAAAGAAGACATCTTTTTATTATCCCATTTTTTTTTGAATCAGTTCAACAATCAGTATCATAAAAACGTGCATTTTTCGTCTGGCTGCTATGATCAGCTCTCAGGATACCCCTGGCCGGGAAATGTCCGGGAACTGCGGCATTTTGTGGAACGGCTGGTGCTGTTCTCAGATTCAGACCTGGTGGAAGACATTTCGTTCGAGACACCGCAGATCGCAGGTGACAGTGGAATCGATGGGGACTGGCCTTCTATAGATGACCTTAACCGCCGCTATATAGAGCGGGTGCTGCGCCACACTGACGGCAACAAGCAGAAAGCTGCCCAGATCCTGGGAATAGATCAGTCCACATTATGGAGAAAGCTGAAACAGAAATGA